The region TGTTAGTAATACAACTCATCTTGAAAGTACAAGTTGCCATAAACAGACGGCCGATTGAACAAAAAGTGTGacaaaagagtaatgttttttccacaacttttatacaattctaacaatttttttataagatcaaccattaaatatcTAGGACCCACATATAGAAAAATAGATCCAATAgcttatcataaaaaaaaaaaaaaaaaaaaaaaaaaaaaaaaaaaaaaaaaaaaattgttaaagttatACGAAAATTATGCAAGAAACACTACTCGTGACCAAAATATTAGGAGACTTTGATGACTCAACTTATGTTGTCGTCCAAATAATAAGATTGTTGGGATACATTCGGCAGCGCACTTGTAGGAGCTTTTAGATCGATCTATCCGTTTACTAGGTTGGGCTTCAAATTGCTGAATGTGTCCCAAACCTGTCATTCTCTTTTATGGGAACCCAACATTCGGCCAAATCCTTAGTGTTAGGCTCTCTGGgttcataatatatatttttttcttacattttgagaagagtaatactatatattattcttttgtcttttttttatctttccaaAATTAATGTATTAGTACCTCCCAAGAAGAGAAGGACACGTCAACGTGaaacacaaaatttgaaaagataTGAAAAACATCATATCATTTGCTATTGTCTTCGACCGTCGTCCTCTAAAGAGGAATAATTAGTGGGTAATGAAGTAAAATCGGTGAGACATGACGAAATTATCAAGTTGAATCCACAGTAAAAATAGTGGTGATATTGTCGGTTGAGTCGCGACTATCGTTGTGAAAGTCTTCAGGTTGGTATGTACGTCCAAATTGATCTAGCTACTACGTGACAGAGTAGACTTTCACATTTCCCTTCACATCAATATGTCTAGATTGATCGACTACGGGACAGTGTGTAATAGTAGGAGGAGACAAAGATGAaaggaaagtgaaaaaaaaaaaaaagcacaaaaaaaaagattaaaaaacaaatgtGAAATATTCATAAAACAAATGTCTCCCTGACTAAATGGTGCACAATAATTGTACACATTTGCAGAGACATGAATCAAATTCATTCTACCACATGAGAACTCGTTCCATATCTCTATTGTAAGGTTGTGCATCTTTACATAGACATATATCAAACCCATGTGGTAAGCCCTATCACATGAGTCTCATTCCATATCTTTATAACCTTGCACAGCATGAGTCTTTTTCCGTTCCTTAAAGAGCATATTGGGTGGGATCATGCCCCTCATTGCCCCCCTCTCTTTTCCACACAGTTCAGCAGGGCTTGCGTCGCGCGTGCACAGTTTCTAATTTCCAACGTTTGTAACTTGTAAAGAAGGCGCTTCTTTACAAGATACCATATATCTTTAGACTTTAATCCCGGTGGTGGAAGCCATCctccatatatttttatttcttttgaacaggaaaagaaaagagaaagaaagaggaaaaagaaaagaagacaaacaCAGACACAAACATTGACCATAGTTTTATTTCAGATGATGGATTAATCATCCCAAATAAAAAGTGGTAACATACAAAGCAAACTCGAAATAGTTGAACCTAATTACAAATATTGGCCACAATTAATGTTccaattttggagaaaaaagaaaaaagaaaaaaaggaataaagcAACGTACGTAATTACGTAGAAGATGATCCTCTTAATTAGGACACACGCAGATAAATTATTCTATTACAGATCGACTTTACTAACTCCCTCACCACGCAGGCATACCGTCCGATcatcaatggtgaggcttctcGAGCATAGCGTAGGTCTTCGGTGAAGGGGGTGTCATTTCTTCAATCGTTGCAAGGACCcggccttcttcttcttcgtcttcctcaTCCAAAGAACCCGTAGTGCGAGCAGTGGTGCAGGGAACGATGTTGAAAGTAGACTCTCGCGGGCAGCTTCTAGCCCTCGCGAAGAAACGCGTACACTCAGCGTTGGACCTCTGCTGCGGAAGCCCGACAATGCAGTTCCTCCTCACGTCAAGCCTTCTCGCCCTTATCAGCCTCATGCACGCCGGCCCTACTTGGCTGAAGTAATTGTATGAGAGAGAAAAATTGTACGCGTTCGGTAGCCGGCACAAGTTCTCCGGTATCGTCCCGTAGAACTGGTTGTGAGCCAGGTTGAGTAGCTGCAACTTCACCAAGCACCCGAATGACTGCGGTATCGGTCCCGTCAAGAAGTTGCCGCCGACGTCGAACACAGTGGCCTTGATCAAGTACCCGATTTCGAAAGGAAGACAGCCGGTCAACCTGTTGTTCAAGAAGAGCACCTCGAGTAGGGTGTTCCAAGCTCGGCCAATACTCCGAGGGATGGTACCTGTTTAcagaattaattaaataattaaattttgttacgACCTTAAgcttttaatataaattaactCCTGaacttacattttctttttgtaattactttattaaactttaaaattttttaatttaatgtatttatttttatttttattttttaattttacccatTCATCacgattttttgttaaatcttaataaggaggtgtcaaaattctcaaaatacctcacgtttaaatctttaaaatatatatatatataattttgagaATCGTGATAAGATTaaggaaaaattctaacgaacaagtgaaattaagaaaattgacacactaaattgaagtttttttaaatttaagaggATAATTGTGAAATCCTCTACCCTTCAAAGAGTTAATTGaagttttttctaaattaaatggttaaattttgTTATGAACTTAAACTCTTAAGATAAGGTCATTTAACAGTACCGTTGAACTTGTTGTTGGCCAGGGTGAGGAAGAGTGCCGGCGTGTTCCCGAATGTGGCAGGTGGAATTGGCTGACTGAACCCGTTGTTGTTGATGAACAATACGTCGGTGTCAACGTTGAATAACGAAGCCGGGACTGGCCCGTTATAAATGTTGAACCTAAGGTCCACAAAGGTTAGATTGGTGGCGCCGATGACACTCGCCGGGAACCCTCCTAGGAACTTGTTGTTACTCAGGTCGAGCTCGTAGAAATAGCGCAACTGGTTGATATTTCGGTTAATTACGCCGCTGAAGTTGTTGGAGTTGGCATGGAAGATAGCAATGTCCGGCAAGTTGCGGATAAAGCGATAAAAGTTTAAGAAGCGGCCGCCAAACCTTGCGCCGTTGAAGAGAATGCCGGCGAGCCCAGTGATGTTCAAGTCAGGCACAGTGTCACAATAGAAGCCCTTGAAGAGGCAGTAGTTGTTGCCGACCCAGGTGCCGGTATAGTTTTGTGGGTCGTAGGTGATATTCCTTTTGAGCTCCTGGGTGATGAACAGAATCCTAGCTCTGTTAGCCAAGGGTCCAGGATTGTTGTTGGGGCGACGGGGCATGAGATGAAGTGATGGTGGGTAGAGTGGAGTTCGCGGGGGACGTTGAAAAGGGGTGGGGCGAGGTGGTGGTGATACTAAAGGACATCTTGCTGGCAGGGGACATTTACCTGCAGGTTGGGCAAGTGACTGCAAGAAAAAGCAACAAGGGATGAACAGGGCTAAAACAAGTCGAGAGAACATCTTTGTGTGAACAGTAAACAAAGATGAAAGGAAGGTTTGTGGAAGCAGAAGAAGCGAATCCGCTTGTTTTATAGTGCACAGATGCCCCAGTGGAGGAGATGGCGCGAGTATAAATCTTTGTTTATGTCTGGGCGAGTACGAATCTTTGTTAATTACCTCTCGATACACTTGTTATTTTAGCACTCCTAGCCTATTTAGTGCATTTTCAGTAATAAAACTCAAAGGAATTattgaaaaagtattatttaaaaaaaattattgaaaaagtataattctttattttagttattgtttttttttttttttatatattatctccaacatattttttattctactctttattttttttaaatattattttgtgtgaaagaaagaaagatagtgTGCAAAAGaatgaaatgaaaagagaaaaaataataaaaaattgtgtgtAGTGTCAATGGTGAATAAACTCTTCtgcctatttactatttacactaaaggaaaaattatattttgtctATTTAAGTGAAGATGAAAAATGgttcataataatcaaatttgactattatgaatTATTTGCCTATTATATTAGAGATGCTTAAGTACTTTGAAAAATtggtagttaaaatagaaaaaagatgCACATCGGACCTGACGTTTAACTAAAATTTAGATAaagaatactttttttttattattaatttaacttATGCATTATTAAGCTACAATGGTCAGGAAATTAATTTTACGATTACTGTAACAACTAATCAAATCTTTAGTCAAAGTGACTAATCGAATGAGAAGCTTTTAGGACAAAAGCATCCTAAAAACTGTATTGCAGgaaatttctttccaaatgaGAATTTAAAAGTGACTCATACAACCCAATTTATAAAAAGCTTCtgtcccaatttttatttttatttatttatttattttattttttttatattgcatTTCTAGCCAAAATAAATGTGAGGGATCTAGTCACCTCTCTTAACTGTCACTCTCTTCAAtcacggtttttttttttttttggaggggggggggggggggtttgaaAAGTGGGTTTTCTTAAATTGGATACaattatatttaggaaaaaaaaaaattggatccaATTAAACCTTCCATTAATTCGAGATGTATTGCTGGTCTTTGGTTTAATTTACGATCATTTGGGTTTATCAATTGTTTTCCATCCAATTATGAATATACATGCATGCACTTAAATAGTCATTACAATTAATCCCCCCAAAAAATTTTCATTACAATGCTAACTACGTACAAAAGCATATAAAAGTCATCGGATAAAGTGttgatttacaattttaaattgagtaaatggagaatctctctctctctctctctctctctctctctctctctctctctctctctccctatagTTTATGGATACATAATACCTACATTACGATAATCTGATACACGTACGTAAACTtcatttttcattatatatGGCCATATTAAGGAGACATTTTCCGACACTTAGAGTTTTAtaaatgctccgtttgtttaggcttaaaatattttttgaaaaatattttatatatctttcagtgcaaccgaaaatgatggtcaacggaaatcattttcagtttgaccgtaaaaacctttttaatttttgattttggatttaaaatcttcatttttGCACGTTAGTTTGTGGGAATCTTTCACCGCCGGCCATTGGAGTCTGTTTGTAACCCAAACTTACCACTAAAAGTCATCGAATTTAGGTATCCGATTTTGGGAATCTAGCGGCACTTACCGGATTCTGGTGACCATCGCCAGAATCAGGCTTTGCCGAAATCTGAAAATTTTTGCCGAAATCCGGTGATGTCCTGCCACCGTCGCCAGATTCCAGAGAAACTGGCCAGAATCCGACGATGGTGGCAGGACGTCGCCGTATTCCGGCATCAATCGGATTTCGGCTTGTTTTGCCAAGCCAGATTCCGTCatatgtcgccggaatccgacaacagTAGCCAAAATTCTGCTGGCTAGTGACGAAATCTTGTCACCGATGTGTTTTCGCcgttagttatttttttgtaagagcCAAAtgccataaaatattttcaaggaaatcaaaaaataatttcgttagaaaatattttacgtcgaaacaaacaaagcaaaagTTATGTTTGTAATTCTTTACCATGCAACCTGAACTATCTAATACATCACTTTATGTTTGGTGAGTCTTATTGACATAGATTAGATACCCAATAATTTCACCAAGAAGTTTGAGTAGAGTTCCATCAATCGAGAGCCAAGGTCTACTCGATCGAAAGGATGGGATGTTGTTCAATATATTTCCAAGGGCCTTGGTTGTTAGTTTGATTtatggtctgtttgggtttgcgatttcaaaaagtgcgattttaaaataacgattttaaaataacgattttaaaatgtgcgatttaaaaaattgatttttaaaaacgcagttaagcgtttggcaaaatcacaattttacctttaaaatcgcaggttagcattttaaaatactgtgttttcaaaaaaagcaccacattgtCTGCGATTTAAATAAGCATTTTTCTGcgtttttcaaatcgcaattttttaaaaacgcagtttccaaacggttcattaGGG is a window of Alnus glutinosa chromosome 4, dhAlnGlut1.1, whole genome shotgun sequence DNA encoding:
- the LOC133866709 gene encoding uncharacterized protein At4g06744-like; its protein translation is MFSRLVLALFIPCCFFLQSLAQPAGKCPLPARCPLVSPPPRPTPFQRPPRTPLYPPSLHLMPRRPNNNPGPLANRARILFITQELKRNITYDPQNYTGTWVGNNYCLFKGFYCDTVPDLNITGLAGILFNGARFGGRFLNFYRFIRNLPDIAIFHANSNNFSGVINRNINQLRYFYELDLSNNKFLGGFPASVIGATNLTFVDLRFNIYNGPVPASLFNVDTDVLFINNNGFSQPIPPATFGNTPALFLTLANNKFNGTIPRSIGRAWNTLLEVLFLNNRLTGCLPFEIGYLIKATVFDVGGNFLTGPIPQSFGCLVKLQLLNLAHNQFYGTIPENLCRLPNAYNFSLSYNYFSQVGPACMRLIRARRLDVRRNCIVGLPQQRSNAECTRFFARARSCPRESTFNIVPCTTARTTGSLDEEDEEEEGRVLATIEEMTPPSPKTYAMLEKPHH